In a genomic window of Mus pahari chromosome 8, PAHARI_EIJ_v1.1, whole genome shotgun sequence:
- the Sgcg gene encoding gamma-sarcoglycan — MVREQYTTVTEGTHIERPENQPVYKIGIYGWRKRCLYLFVLLLLAILVVNLALTIWILKVMWFSPIGMGYLHVTADGLRLEGESEFLFPLYAKEIRSRVDSSLLLQSTQNVTVSARNSEGEVTGRVKVGARMVEVQSQHFQINSEDGKLLFSAEEQAVVVGTGRLRVTGPEGALFEHSVETPLVRADPFQDLRLESPTRSLSMDAPRGVHVKAHAGKLEALSQMDIILQSSDGVLVLDAETVGLAKLKQGTQGPSGSSNGFYEICACPDGKLYLSMAAEVTTCEEYSHVCL; from the exons ATGGTTCGAGAACAGTACACCACGGTCACGGAGGGCACTCACATAGAGAGGCCCGAGAACCAGCCTGTCTACAAGATTGGCATTTACGGATGGAGGAAGCGCTGCCTATACCTGTTCGTTCTTCTCCTGCTCGCCATCCTTGTTGTGAATCTCGCTCTCACTATCTGGATTCTGAAAGTGATGTGGTTTTCTCCA ATAGGAATGGGTTACTTGCATGTGACAGCAGATGGACTTCGCCTGGAAGGGGAGTCAGAATTTTTATTTCCACTGTACGCCAAAGAAATCCGCTCCAGAGTG GACTCATCTCTGCTTCTGCAGTCAACCCAGAATGTGACAGTCAGTGCTCGCAACTCAGAAGGGGAGGTCACAGGCCGGGTGAAAGTGG GTGCCCGGATGGTAGAAGTCCAGAGCCAGCACTTTCAGATCAATTCCGAAGATGGCAAGCTGCTGTTCTCTGCAGAGGAGCAGGCCGTTGTGGTCGGCACAGGCAGACTGCGGGTAACAG GGCCAGAAGGAGCTCTTTTTGAACACTCAGTGGAGACGCCCCTTGTCAGAGCCGACCCATTTCAAGACCTTAG gtTAGAATCCCCAACTCGGAGTCTAAGCATGGATGCCCCAAGGGGGGTTCACGTTAAAGCTCACGCTGGGAAACTGGAGGCCCTCTCTCAGATGGACATCATCTTGCAGAGTAGTGATGGAGTG CTGGTGCTCGATGCTGAAACTGTGGGTTTGGCCAAGTTGAAGCAGGGGACACAGGGTCCCTCTGGCAGCTCTAATGGATTCTATGAGATCTGTGCCTGTCCTGATGGGAAGCTGTACCTGTCTATGGCTGCTGAGGTGACCACGTGCGAGGAATACAGCCACGTCTGTCTTTGA